In the Victivallis sp. Marseille-Q1083 genome, one interval contains:
- a CDS encoding FAD-dependent oxidoreductase, whose amino-acid sequence MRTFDLIVIGWGKGGKTLAAEAAARGETVAMVEQSSRMYGGTCINVGCIPSKSLVTSAAQAKTMAFGSFGERARFYAGAIAEKRRLVTMLRRKMYEKLHDFKNVEIFNGVGSFTAAREVQVTGASLRETISGRRIVIDTGSQAVLPAIDGMQPNPPVYTSETLLELERLPEHLIIVGGGYIGVEFASIYANFGSRVTLVQHGPRFLPKEDEEVAGAIAEVLTAAGVTIQTGCEPTALASEAGNAVLTGRDAGGRNRQWSGDAVLVAAGRRPNTAALQPEAAGLAVTPRGAIAVDEYLRTNIPGVWAIGDVTGGPQFTYVSFDDHRIVRAQLFGLEASRTASGRNIPYSVFLSPPFSRVGLNEREARQQGYEIKIGSIPAAAIPKAQVLRETDGLLKTVIDTRTDRILGAMLFCAESHELINLIKLAMDAGLPYAVLRDQIYTHPTMAESLNDLFGAIH is encoded by the coding sequence ATGAGAACATTCGATTTGATCGTCATCGGTTGGGGCAAAGGCGGTAAAACACTGGCGGCGGAAGCGGCGGCGCGTGGCGAAACCGTCGCAATGGTTGAACAATCCAGCCGGATGTATGGCGGCACCTGCATCAACGTCGGCTGCATTCCGAGCAAATCCCTGGTGACCAGCGCGGCGCAGGCCAAAACGATGGCATTCGGCTCCTTCGGCGAGCGCGCCCGGTTTTATGCCGGAGCGATTGCCGAAAAGCGCCGCCTGGTAACGATGTTGCGCCGTAAAATGTATGAAAAACTTCACGATTTCAAAAATGTTGAAATTTTCAACGGCGTCGGCAGTTTTACTGCCGCCCGCGAAGTTCAAGTGACCGGCGCCAGCCTCCGGGAAACCATTTCCGGCCGGCGGATCGTCATCGATACCGGTTCGCAGGCGGTGCTGCCTGCCATCGACGGCATGCAGCCCAATCCGCCGGTTTATACCAGCGAAACATTATTGGAGCTGGAACGCCTGCCGGAGCATTTGATCATCGTCGGCGGCGGTTATATCGGCGTGGAGTTCGCTTCCATCTACGCCAATTTCGGCAGCCGGGTCACCCTGGTGCAACACGGTCCGCGCTTCCTGCCCAAAGAGGATGAAGAGGTGGCCGGGGCGATCGCTGAAGTACTGACCGCCGCCGGCGTCACCATCCAGACCGGTTGTGAACCGACCGCCCTCGCGTCGGAAGCCGGAAACGCCGTTCTCACCGGCCGGGATGCCGGCGGCCGGAACCGTCAATGGAGCGGCGATGCCGTTCTAGTTGCCGCCGGCCGCCGGCCCAACACCGCCGCCTTGCAGCCGGAAGCAGCCGGATTGGCCGTGACTCCGCGCGGCGCCATCGCCGTCGACGAATACCTGCGCACCAATATCCCCGGCGTCTGGGCAATCGGCGACGTCACCGGTGGACCGCAGTTCACCTATGTCTCCTTCGACGACCACCGGATCGTCCGGGCGCAACTCTTCGGCCTGGAAGCCTCCCGAACCGCCAGCGGGCGCAACATTCCCTACAGTGTGTTCCTCTCGCCGCCATTCTCCCGGGTCGGGCTCAACGAACGCGAAGCCCGCCAGCAGGGTTACGAGATCAAAATCGGCAGCATTCCGGCGGCGGCGATTCCGAAAGCGCAGGTATTGCGGGAAACCGACGGGCTGCTGAAAACGGTAATCGACACCAGGACGGACCGTATTCTCGGCGCGATGCTGTTCTGCGCCGAATCCCATGAGCTGATCAATCTGATCAAACTGGCGATGGATGCCGGATTGCCCTATGCCGTGCTGCGCGACCAGATCTACACTCACCCGACCATGGCCGAGAGTCTGAACGACCTTTTCGGCGCAATTCACTAA
- a CDS encoding helix-turn-helix transcriptional regulator, whose translation MVEEKNPPIDLNDPDRQLQVFRALANPTRIAILRFLHNGPCCATLPCVKLGISQPNLSRHLQVLKEAGLIDYRLQSTQHCYFICRPSLLRPVFALLAEQHPYRPCRKPEQH comes from the coding sequence ATGGTTGAAGAAAAAAATCCGCCCATCGATTTGAACGATCCGGACCGGCAGTTGCAAGTGTTCCGGGCTCTGGCTAATCCGACCCGGATCGCCATTCTCCGGTTTCTGCACAACGGCCCCTGCTGCGCCACGCTGCCCTGTGTCAAACTGGGCATTTCCCAGCCGAATCTTTCCCGGCATCTGCAGGTCTTGAAAGAGGCCGGTTTGATCGACTACCGGCTGCAAAGCACCCAGCACTGTTATTTCATCTGCCGTCCGAGCCTGCTGAGACCCGTCTTTGCACTGCTGGCGGAACAACATCCCTACCGCCCATGCCGTAAACCGGAACAGCACTGA
- a CDS encoding IS4 family transposase, whose protein sequence is MHYSSIFQQLFNFIPRHRFEKSVENLSGDRYCKHFTAWRQFLTCLYAQITGKDSLREIENGLLANHDRLYHLGMEVVPKSTLSEAMNRRDPEIFKALFEEILDRALKCAPSHKFRFHNPLYAIDSTTIDLCLNLYDWAHYRKNKGAIKLHTELDLSGNLPCFVMLSNGKIADIRAARENIIIVPDSIYTFDKGYYDLNWFQHIADSEAYFVTRLKDNAKIEFLGQHREANEKRGVLRDEAVWFTGYQSARKYPGELRLIEFLDESTGKTYRFITNNFKLAAASIAGIYKQRWQIEIFFKWIKQNLKIKSFLGTSENAVMTQIYVALIHYLLVAYIKFLHGFKLSLSELTNRIRETLMQNLSLLEVLALNRKTITKPPDWNAPEQLELFNEFLC, encoded by the coding sequence ATGCATTACAGTAGCATCTTTCAGCAGCTTTTCAATTTCATACCGAGACATCGTTTTGAGAAATCCGTAGAAAACTTATCCGGCGACCGCTATTGCAAACATTTTACCGCATGGCGGCAGTTTTTGACGTGCCTTTACGCGCAAATTACGGGCAAAGACTCCTTGCGAGAAATTGAAAACGGTCTTCTTGCAAACCATGATCGGCTGTATCACCTCGGCATGGAGGTTGTTCCAAAATCGACCTTGTCCGAAGCGATGAATCGACGTGATCCGGAGATATTCAAGGCGTTGTTTGAGGAAATTCTTGACCGGGCTTTGAAATGTGCGCCCTCGCACAAGTTCCGATTCCACAATCCGCTGTACGCGATTGACAGCACGACGATTGATCTGTGCCTAAATCTTTACGATTGGGCGCATTATCGTAAAAACAAGGGTGCTATCAAACTTCATACCGAGCTTGATCTATCCGGAAATCTGCCCTGCTTTGTGATGCTGAGCAACGGGAAAATAGCAGATATTCGAGCGGCACGAGAGAACATTATCATCGTTCCGGACAGCATCTACACCTTTGACAAAGGATACTATGATCTGAACTGGTTTCAACACATTGCGGACAGCGAGGCTTATTTTGTCACGAGACTGAAAGACAATGCAAAAATTGAGTTTCTCGGACAGCATCGGGAGGCAAATGAAAAACGTGGGGTTTTGCGGGATGAAGCCGTGTGGTTTACCGGATATCAATCAGCAAGAAAATATCCCGGAGAACTGAGGCTGATTGAGTTCCTGGATGAATCGACCGGAAAAACATACCGCTTCATTACCAACAACTTCAAACTGGCGGCAGCGAGCATTGCCGGAATTTATAAACAGCGTTGGCAGATCGAAATCTTCTTCAAATGGATCAAGCAAAATCTCAAAATCAAGAGCTTTCTTGGAACCAGTGAAAACGCCGTCATGACGCAAATCTATGTCGCGCTTATCCATTATCTTTTGGTCGCATACATCAAATTCCTGCATGGATTCAAGCTCAGCCTCTCGGAATTAACGAACCGAATCCGCGAGACGCTTATGCAGAATCTTTCCCTGCTCGAAGTCCTCGCTCTGAACCGCAAAACCATTACGAAGCCGCCGGATTGGAATGCTCCCGAACAACTCGAACTTTTCAACGAGTTTCTATGCTGA
- a CDS encoding pyruvate formate lyase family protein, whose product MDHQALERLREKILVSDNSACFIERELLLHNHAAQTQALPEEERYRFEFELLLDHLSTPIDPDDRFLGRMAEARWPGPEPFTRLPGGLSSEGHITLPMPAVLTHGLSGIAAEISVHAARIASPEAAYFERQALGCIDAIRRYSFRYADAAEKVGKTEAAEALRRVPYEGAYDLFSALQSIWFMQFLTSTVCGARDFAPGRIDQYLLPFFQAEPDRDKALELIAFFLVKFNEITGTATDNFAIKPIPCHASKQYLTLGGRNPAGEWVFNELSELFVAAAELVKLPQPTLNFRLGDAMPETAWQLVERAACNLDAQSNFFNDRLIVNKLLNSGILPADAWNYAFTACNRVDLPGRLYNIMRRIDVFDNSFAWFREALLAAAPQEGPAVEAVLAALRRIAVEKIRSDIQNNRLSLYSERFCFHFESLFFASCRQSCRDIYRMGAENYRWMHRMFSGIANMADSLIAVKRLVDDEKRYTLSGLVAILADDYADHQALRQEIVNRFPRYGNADREVDSLAAAAANALIDAAEEAGRREGFLMMPSFYSLTLHAEFGAEIGATPDGRRSGESVSENQSPEHGADRNSPTALLASVAALPLDRCICGGLNLKFGSRPAADQLAALIRSFFAIGGLHIGFTFADRQTLEAARRHPEQYRTLLVRKTGFSEFFVALSPAEQQELIDRTEYDA is encoded by the coding sequence ATGGACCACCAAGCTCTGGAACGCCTGCGGGAAAAGATTTTGGTTTCGGATAACAGCGCATGTTTTATCGAGCGGGAACTGCTGCTGCACAATCATGCAGCACAAACGCAGGCGTTGCCGGAGGAGGAACGTTATCGCTTTGAATTTGAATTGCTGCTCGACCACCTCTCCACGCCAATCGATCCGGATGACCGCTTCCTCGGCCGGATGGCGGAAGCACGCTGGCCCGGCCCGGAACCGTTCACCCGCCTTCCGGGCGGCCTCAGCAGCGAAGGGCATATCACCCTGCCGATGCCGGCAGTGCTGACTCATGGACTTTCCGGCATCGCGGCGGAAATTTCCGTCCATGCCGCCCGGATCGCCTCGCCGGAAGCCGCCTACTTCGAACGCCAGGCGCTCGGTTGCATCGACGCGATCCGCCGTTACAGCTTCCGTTATGCCGACGCGGCGGAAAAAGTCGGCAAAACGGAAGCGGCAGAAGCATTGCGACGCGTCCCGTACGAAGGCGCCTACGATCTTTTTTCGGCCCTGCAATCCATCTGGTTCATGCAATTTCTCACCAGCACGGTTTGCGGCGCGCGCGACTTTGCGCCGGGACGGATCGACCAATACCTGCTGCCATTTTTCCAGGCGGAACCGGATCGGGACAAGGCGTTGGAACTGATTGCTTTCTTTCTCGTCAAATTCAACGAAATCACCGGCACCGCCACCGACAACTTCGCAATCAAACCGATTCCATGCCACGCCAGCAAACAATACCTGACCCTCGGCGGGCGCAATCCGGCCGGCGAATGGGTCTTCAATGAATTATCCGAACTGTTCGTCGCGGCCGCCGAACTGGTCAAACTGCCGCAGCCGACCTTGAACTTCCGCCTCGGCGACGCCATGCCGGAAACCGCCTGGCAACTGGTCGAAAGAGCCGCCTGTAATCTTGATGCTCAGAGCAATTTTTTCAACGACCGTTTGATCGTCAACAAATTGCTGAATTCCGGCATCCTCCCGGCAGATGCCTGGAATTACGCCTTCACGGCCTGCAACCGGGTCGATCTGCCGGGCCGGCTGTACAATATCATGCGCCGCATCGATGTCTTCGACAACAGTTTCGCCTGGTTCCGCGAAGCATTGCTTGCCGCCGCGCCGCAAGAAGGCCCGGCCGTCGAAGCGGTTCTTGCCGCGCTGCGCCGGATTGCCGTAGAAAAAATCCGATCGGATATCCAAAACAACCGGCTTTCCCTTTATAGCGAACGGTTTTGTTTTCATTTTGAATCGCTTTTTTTCGCCAGTTGCCGACAGAGTTGCCGCGACATTTACCGGATGGGCGCCGAAAACTACCGCTGGATGCACCGGATGTTCTCCGGCATCGCCAATATGGCCGACAGTCTCATCGCCGTCAAACGGCTGGTCGACGATGAAAAGCGTTACACTCTCTCCGGGCTGGTCGCCATCCTCGCCGACGATTACGCCGATCACCAGGCGCTGCGCCAGGAAATCGTCAACCGTTTCCCCAGATACGGCAACGCCGACCGGGAAGTCGATTCACTCGCCGCCGCGGCAGCCAATGCCCTGATCGATGCCGCCGAAGAGGCCGGCCGGCGTGAGGGCTTCCTGATGATGCCGTCGTTTTACTCCCTGACGCTCCATGCCGAATTCGGGGCTGAAATCGGCGCGACACCGGACGGGCGGCGAAGCGGCGAAAGCGTCAGCGAAAACCAATCCCCCGAACACGGCGCCGACCGGAACAGCCCGACCGCCCTGCTGGCCAGCGTGGCGGCCCTGCCGCTCGACCGCTGTATTTGCGGCGGCCTGAACCTGAAATTCGGCAGCCGTCCGGCCGCAGACCAACTGGCCGCCCTGATCCGCAGCTTTTTCGCCATCGGCGGCCTGCATATCGGTTTTACGTTCGCCGACCGGCAAACCCTTGAAGCGGCGCGCCGGCATCCGGAGCAATACCGTACCCTGCTGGTCCGCAAAACCGGCTTTTCCGAATTTTTCGTCGCCCTTTCCCCAGCCGAACAGCAGGAGCTCATCGACCGTACGGAATATGATGCCTGA
- a CDS encoding ATP-binding protein: MLLELINRNDDYERIGDEMLRIVSESLGAARGFVFRYGDDYISPPLKIFEWLAPAKLPPLMPEDFSGCLDALLEQRPVILKAGDLADGRQPDIQCRLLSGIWANDRLYGFVGIDYCSFDDNCSDSVVKILRNAAIMFALAFKQTHQHEQLLETASQSRQIMDNLPLPILLVDTDFRVRAANPTKKINVDLPLPKLLGTFCYETVCKFGAPPEFCAVQETLHTGQPSRKEFSFGGKRLISTSQPIFDRHGKMKSVLSVDIDITEVTRQKEALEAAMEQAQAANLAKSYFLATVSHELRTPLNAVIGFSEILQNGNVDAATQQEYLNAINFAGTSLLNLINDVLDLSNLEADKVLIDPVKSDVADLLQQVATVFTLKARQKGIRLEVDAAALCYPLYVDSLCLRQILLNLIGNAIKFTTEGGVTVRGAFAAEDDRQGLLRISVSDTGVGISSENQERIFEPFVHDSIIRGKRMYEGSGLGLTISRRLADKMGGSIRLESEPGKGSTFILEIRVKYDTSRDDRKDDAARKTATAAQSGTVTGERHMLLVDDVPINLKVLEVMLTRLGIQCTSVESPEAAIELLRQGKCYDMILTDMWMPGMNGLEMAKYIRQDLRITDVPILAITADTQVSTDERAAFDYILYKPITLESLTIMLNDMGVSAINQRR; this comes from the coding sequence TTGTTGCTCGAGCTCATCAACCGCAATGACGATTATGAGCGGATCGGCGATGAGATGTTACGGATCGTCAGTGAAAGCCTGGGTGCGGCCCGGGGCTTTGTATTCCGGTATGGTGATGACTATATAAGCCCGCCGCTGAAAATATTCGAATGGCTGGCGCCGGCGAAGCTGCCGCCGCTCATGCCGGAAGATTTTTCCGGATGTCTGGATGCTCTGCTCGAGCAGCGGCCGGTAATTTTGAAAGCCGGTGATTTGGCAGACGGCCGCCAACCGGACATTCAGTGCAGGCTGCTTTCCGGCATCTGGGCCAATGACCGTCTGTACGGATTTGTCGGAATTGACTACTGTTCTTTTGACGACAACTGCAGCGACAGCGTGGTTAAAATACTCCGAAACGCCGCGATCATGTTTGCGCTGGCATTCAAACAGACCCACCAGCATGAACAGTTGCTCGAAACCGCTTCGCAATCCCGTCAGATCATGGACAACCTGCCGTTACCGATCCTGCTGGTCGATACGGATTTCCGGGTCAGGGCCGCGAATCCGACCAAGAAGATCAATGTGGATTTGCCGTTGCCAAAACTGCTGGGAACTTTCTGTTATGAAACGGTATGCAAGTTCGGGGCGCCGCCGGAATTCTGCGCGGTTCAGGAAACGTTGCATACCGGTCAACCCAGCCGCAAGGAATTCAGCTTCGGCGGCAAGCGGCTGATTTCAACCTCGCAGCCGATTTTCGACCGTCACGGCAAGATGAAGTCCGTCCTGAGCGTCGATATCGACATTACCGAAGTCACCCGGCAGAAAGAAGCGCTGGAAGCGGCAATGGAACAGGCGCAGGCGGCCAACTTGGCCAAAAGTTATTTTCTGGCGACGGTGAGCCATGAATTGCGGACGCCGTTGAATGCCGTAATCGGCTTCAGTGAAATTCTGCAGAACGGCAATGTCGATGCCGCAACCCAGCAGGAGTATCTGAATGCGATCAACTTTGCCGGCACGTCGCTTTTGAATCTGATCAACGATGTTCTGGACCTGTCGAACCTGGAAGCGGACAAAGTGCTGATAGACCCGGTGAAAAGTGATGTTGCCGACCTGCTGCAACAGGTGGCGACGGTTTTTACCCTCAAGGCACGGCAAAAAGGAATCCGCCTGGAGGTTGACGCTGCGGCGTTGTGCTATCCGCTCTATGTGGATAGTCTGTGCCTGCGCCAGATTTTGCTGAACTTGATCGGCAACGCGATAAAATTCACCACGGAAGGCGGCGTGACAGTCAGGGGAGCGTTTGCGGCGGAAGATGACCGGCAGGGGCTGTTGCGGATCAGCGTATCCGATACGGGAGTCGGCATCTCGTCCGAAAACCAGGAGCGGATATTCGAGCCGTTTGTCCACGATTCGATCATCCGCGGCAAACGGATGTACGAGGGTTCGGGACTCGGGCTGACCATCTCCCGGCGCCTGGCCGATAAAATGGGCGGTTCCATACGGCTGGAGAGCGAACCGGGCAAAGGCAGTACTTTTATCCTGGAAATCAGAGTCAAATACGATACCAGTCGGGATGACCGGAAGGATGATGCCGCCCGGAAGACGGCAACGGCAGCGCAAAGCGGAACCGTGACCGGCGAACGGCACATGCTGCTGGTTGACGATGTGCCGATTAATCTGAAAGTACTGGAAGTCATGCTGACGCGCCTGGGGATTCAATGTACATCGGTGGAATCTCCGGAAGCGGCAATTGAACTTCTGCGGCAGGGAAAATGTTATGACATGATTCTCACCGATATGTGGATGCCGGGAATGAACGGGCTGGAAATGGCGAAATACATTCGACAGGACCTGCGGATCACCGATGTGCCGATTTTAGCAATTACGGCGGATACCCAGGTATCCACGGATGAGCGGGCGGCGTTCGATTATATTCTGTATAAGCCGATTACGCTGGAATCCCTGACGATAATGCTCAATGATATGGGGGTGTCTGCAATCAATCAGCGGCGCTGA
- a CDS encoding thioredoxin family protein produces MEAKFNWQKTGRTIGWAVGAVIVLGILSWSAMTGKCPFALCKPAAPNATATDVPPQTIDAEAFWLTDFPAAQVRAKQENKPLLLLFHGSDWCGWCIKLDKEVFSQPEFIDWAKQNAVLFSADFPQNIPQSAALEKQNSKLAEQYQVEGFPTVVLLSPDGREIARTGYQAGGATNYLKHLESLLK; encoded by the coding sequence ATGGAAGCAAAATTCAATTGGCAGAAAACTGGCCGGACCATCGGCTGGGCGGTCGGCGCAGTGATCGTTCTCGGCATTCTCTCCTGGTCGGCGATGACCGGCAAATGCCCGTTCGCTCTCTGCAAACCAGCAGCACCCAATGCGACAGCGACGGACGTTCCGCCGCAAACAATTGATGCCGAGGCATTCTGGCTTACCGATTTTCCAGCAGCTCAGGTCCGGGCCAAACAGGAAAATAAACCATTGCTGCTGCTGTTTCACGGGTCCGACTGGTGCGGCTGGTGTATCAAACTGGACAAAGAAGTGTTCAGTCAACCGGAATTTATCGACTGGGCCAAACAGAACGCCGTTCTGTTCAGTGCCGATTTTCCGCAGAACATTCCGCAGAGCGCCGCATTGGAAAAGCAGAACAGCAAGCTGGCGGAACAATATCAGGTTGAAGGCTTTCCAACCGTGGTGCTGCTCTCGCCCGACGGTCGCGAAATTGCCCGCACCGGTTATCAAGCGGGTGGCGCGACCAATTACCTCAAGCATCTCGAATCGCTGTTGAAATAA